One Candidatus Vicinibacter affinis DNA window includes the following coding sequences:
- a CDS encoding energy transducer TonB, which yields MNHFEHKISPRISNLEMDDIVFAHRNKQYGAYLLRRRYNRHMTKAILIAILFIAFFLYWPQIAQLWDNEEPLKESDLVMREVSIGTPNFNLPEPSGTKSNPSEKPKSQPPKSPLKKNPTKSISSTPKVVKEETPPVEESSNETGQSAGKEESPGPVGAGTGSEEVFRYVSHMPLFPGCEQLDISYAERRKCAEKSLRDFLKTNLRYPNLAVQNKTEGTVMVQFIVEKNGTVSNVKILQDIGDGCGQEARRVIELMNGMNRKWTPGLQGQSAVRVQYTLPVVFTAR from the coding sequence ATGAACCATTTTGAGCATAAAATTTCACCCAGGATCTCGAATCTCGAAATGGACGACATTGTATTTGCACATCGCAACAAACAATATGGTGCCTATTTGCTGAGACGCCGGTACAACCGCCACATGACCAAAGCTATATTGATAGCCATCTTGTTCATTGCTTTTTTCCTGTATTGGCCACAGATTGCACAGCTTTGGGACAACGAAGAACCGCTGAAAGAATCCGATTTAGTGATGAGGGAAGTCTCCATAGGAACCCCAAATTTTAATTTACCGGAACCCTCAGGAACAAAATCCAATCCATCCGAAAAACCCAAATCTCAACCACCAAAATCTCCCTTAAAAAAGAACCCAACTAAAAGTATTTCTTCAACTCCAAAAGTTGTCAAAGAAGAAACCCCACCTGTGGAAGAAAGCAGCAATGAAACTGGCCAGAGTGCTGGAAAGGAAGAATCACCGGGGCCCGTTGGGGCGGGAACAGGATCTGAAGAAGTCTTTCGATATGTCAGTCACATGCCTTTATTCCCGGGATGTGAGCAACTGGATATCAGTTATGCGGAACGAAGAAAATGTGCAGAAAAAAGTCTGAGAGATTTCCTCAAAACCAACCTGAGATATCCCAATCTCGCTGTCCAAAATAAAACAGAAGGAACCGTCATGGTGCAATTTATAGTAGAGAAAAATGGGACGGTAAGCAATGTTAAAATCCTACAGGATATCGGTGATGGTTGCGGTCAGGAAGCCCGGCGGGTGATCGAACTGATGAATGGTATGAATCGTAAATGGACACCTGGCCTTCAGGGTCAATCAGCCGTGAGGGTTCAATACACATTGCCCGTTGTTTTTACAGCACGTTAG
- the gcvH gene encoding glycine cleavage system protein GcvH produces the protein MQFPENVRYTKEHEWVRVEGDAAYVGISDFAQSELGDIVYVEVDTVGEEIPKDEIFGTVEAVKTTSDLFMPVSGKILEFNPDLDEKAGNDPTLINSDAFGKGWIVKIQLTNPSEMDDLMDAAAYKSLLGK, from the coding sequence ATGCAATTTCCTGAAAATGTCCGCTATACCAAAGAACACGAATGGGTCAGAGTCGAAGGCGATGCTGCTTATGTAGGCATATCTGATTTTGCCCAATCCGAATTAGGAGACATCGTTTATGTCGAGGTGGATACCGTTGGTGAAGAAATTCCAAAGGATGAAATTTTTGGAACTGTAGAGGCCGTAAAAACTACCTCAGACCTTTTTATGCCGGTAAGTGGTAAAATACTTGAATTCAATCCAGACCTGGACGAGAAAGCAGGAAACGATCCCACTTTGATTAATTCAGATGCATTCGGAAAAGGATGGATTGTAAAAATTCAATTAACCAATCCATCAGAAATGGATGATTTAATGGATGCCGCGGCCTATAAATCCTTGTTGGGCAAATAA
- a CDS encoding citrate (Si)-synthase, eukaryotic codes for MDRLKELFKAKFTVASEEIKTLLKEHGTKVIDQVQIEQVYGGMRGIKSMIWETSSLDAQEGIRFRGYSIPELREKLPCIDGAKEPLPEGLFWLMMTGEIPTDDDVRWLSREWMRRSEVPDHVIHSIDHLDNSIHPMTQFSIAIMAMQCDSIFAHKYEEGVSKSSYWEYMYEDAMNLISRVPIVAAYIYRKVFFKGEFLYPDRSMDWSANFAHMMGVESPVFKDLMRLYLTIHADHEGGNASAHTVHLVGSTLSDPYLSLSAGMNALAGPLHGLANQEVMDWIYDMIRDLGTNEPTKEQIADYVKKTLAQGIVVPGYGHAVLRMPDPRFTAQKEFAAEYCADDPMVKIVWNVFEVVPPILGSIGKIKNPWPNVDAHSGALLEHFNIKEHNFYTVMFGVSRALGVLAQLCWDRALNLPLERPKSLTTEEIQKFIQNSSN; via the coding sequence ATGGACAGGCTAAAAGAGTTATTTAAGGCAAAGTTTACCGTTGCATCCGAAGAGATTAAGACACTTTTAAAGGAGCACGGCACCAAAGTGATAGACCAGGTTCAAATCGAACAGGTTTACGGAGGGATGCGTGGTATAAAATCCATGATTTGGGAGACTTCTTCATTGGACGCCCAGGAGGGCATCCGATTTAGGGGATATTCCATTCCTGAGTTAAGAGAAAAGCTTCCATGCATTGATGGCGCTAAAGAACCCCTTCCCGAAGGTTTGTTCTGGCTGATGATGACAGGAGAGATTCCCACAGACGACGACGTGAGATGGCTCAGCCGTGAATGGATGAGAAGGTCTGAGGTTCCCGATCATGTGATCCACTCGATCGATCATCTGGACAACAGCATTCACCCAATGACTCAATTCAGCATCGCCATTATGGCCATGCAATGCGACAGTATTTTTGCTCATAAATATGAGGAGGGTGTATCCAAATCTTCCTACTGGGAATATATGTATGAGGATGCCATGAACCTGATCTCCAGGGTTCCTATTGTGGCGGCCTACATTTACAGGAAAGTATTTTTTAAAGGCGAATTCCTATATCCGGACAGAAGTATGGACTGGAGTGCGAATTTTGCCCACATGATGGGAGTTGAATCTCCTGTTTTTAAAGATCTGATGAGGTTATACCTTACCATTCATGCTGACCATGAAGGCGGGAATGCCTCTGCTCATACAGTTCACCTGGTAGGTTCCACCTTGAGCGATCCTTACCTTTCGCTATCAGCAGGTATGAATGCTCTTGCAGGTCCCCTGCATGGTCTTGCCAATCAGGAAGTGATGGATTGGATCTATGACATGATCCGGGATTTGGGAACCAATGAGCCTACCAAAGAACAAATTGCAGACTACGTTAAGAAAACACTTGCCCAGGGAATCGTAGTTCCAGGTTATGGCCACGCCGTGTTGCGAATGCCGGATCCAAGATTTACTGCACAGAAAGAATTTGCTGCAGAATACTGCGCGGATGATCCCATGGTAAAAATTGTCTGGAATGTTTTCGAAGTGGTACCACCCATACTCGGCAGCATTGGTAAAATTAAAAACCCTTGGCCAAATGTGGATGCCCATTCAGGCGCTTTGTTAGAGCATTTTAACATCAAGGAACACAATTTCTATACGGTAATGTTCGGCGTATCCCGTGCACTGGGTGTACTTGCACAATTGTGCTGGGACAGAGCCCTTAACTTACCACTGGAAAGACCAAAATCCCTCACCACTGAGGAAATTCAAAAGTTTATTCAAAATTCTTCAAACTAA
- a CDS encoding VanZ family protein has translation MLVHFLKIRKYSLKIAWSFTVAIVILSLIPSNSLPKLNFKDLVGIDKLGHLFFYGNACFFFLLGRSSKIYGVHLFLSTCIPLVGLGLLMELFQAAMLLGRNFDYFDMLANTLGVILAIALFRFYNSSFPENQENPKQL, from the coding sequence TTGCTTGTTCATTTTTTAAAAATCAGAAAATATTCATTAAAAATTGCATGGTCATTTACTGTGGCCATTGTGATTTTGTCGCTGATTCCCAGCAATAGTTTACCCAAATTGAATTTCAAAGACCTTGTCGGAATAGATAAATTGGGTCATCTATTCTTTTATGGAAATGCCTGCTTTTTCTTTTTACTGGGAAGATCTTCCAAAATTTATGGGGTGCATTTATTTCTCAGCACCTGTATTCCTTTGGTTGGTCTGGGGTTGCTGATGGAGTTATTTCAGGCAGCCATGCTGCTGGGGAGAAATTTTGATTATTTTGACATGTTGGCCAATACTTTGGGTGTAATTCTTGCCATCGCGCTTTTTAGGTTTTATAATTCCAGCTTTCCTGAAAATCAAGAGAACCCGAAACAATTATAA
- a CDS encoding tetratricopeptide repeat protein — protein MRFLIGLAILLSPCMMDAQDPRLALQYFNDGEFEKAAVLYQTLYQKFPESESYFSNLLSCMEAMGKTEESETLVKKELNRRPKDSYLYFVYGKMLSKRGEAGKSEKQYKNAIDNLPADVIGIHRIANAFIEQSEFDLAIATYEKGEKLMKGQFHFTYNLADLYRRKGETLTMLKYYVDGLEDGSINSMSLQNVLAAYLEPDKHKDLQALLYEKLESKPDFIPIIEILQWTFIQSKDFLNALRQAKALDKRTGENGSRVMYIANIAANEGDYKTAIDGYGYIKNLGQSGGYYLEAYRQLLINRRKQIVEQNNYTVTDLKALEADYQQFSLEYSGSRLAAPILIEFAELEARYLNNVDKAIEILLSIVKNPVIEPHTKAMAKLDLADYYLIQGERWESTLLYSQVDKDFQEDQLGELARFKNARLSYFAGDFNWAQEQFDILKQATTRLISNDAIDMSVFILDNLNQDTLGLALSDYAQTELKVFQNKYDEAMVMLDSILSEYKENSLLDDVLYLQANILNKQKKTEEAIQKYNKIIENHKEEIRADNALFELAKIYDYQLSQKEKAMSLYEKLFLDYSGSVLAIEARQRFRKLRGDAVQ, from the coding sequence ATGAGATTTTTAATTGGTCTGGCTATACTTCTGTCTCCATGCATGATGGATGCTCAGGATCCAAGACTTGCCTTACAGTATTTTAATGACGGTGAGTTTGAGAAAGCAGCGGTGCTGTACCAGACTCTTTATCAGAAATTTCCGGAAAGTGAATCTTATTTTTCCAATCTGTTGAGTTGCATGGAAGCGATGGGAAAAACTGAAGAGTCCGAAACTCTGGTAAAAAAAGAATTGAACCGTAGACCAAAGGATTCCTACTTGTATTTCGTTTACGGCAAAATGTTAAGTAAGCGGGGTGAAGCAGGAAAATCAGAAAAACAGTATAAAAATGCCATTGACAACCTTCCTGCAGATGTAATCGGTATCCACCGGATTGCCAATGCATTTATCGAACAATCTGAATTTGATCTGGCAATTGCCACCTATGAAAAAGGTGAAAAACTGATGAAAGGTCAGTTTCATTTTACCTACAACCTTGCAGATTTATATCGAAGGAAAGGTGAGACCCTGACTATGTTAAAGTACTATGTTGATGGGTTGGAAGACGGAAGTATTAATTCCATGAGCCTGCAAAATGTTCTGGCAGCCTATCTGGAACCGGATAAACATAAAGATTTACAAGCCCTTCTTTATGAAAAATTAGAATCCAAACCCGACTTTATTCCAATCATTGAAATACTTCAGTGGACCTTTATCCAGTCTAAAGATTTTTTGAACGCTTTAAGGCAGGCAAAAGCCCTTGACAAAAGGACCGGCGAAAATGGTTCCAGGGTTATGTACATTGCCAACATTGCCGCAAACGAAGGCGATTACAAAACAGCCATTGATGGTTATGGTTATATAAAAAATCTAGGTCAGTCCGGTGGTTATTATTTGGAAGCCTACAGACAATTATTGATCAACCGCCGCAAGCAAATTGTAGAACAAAATAACTACACTGTTACTGATCTAAAAGCGCTGGAAGCAGATTACCAACAATTCAGCCTTGAATACAGCGGGAGTCGGTTGGCTGCCCCCATATTGATTGAATTTGCGGAACTCGAAGCAAGATATCTCAACAATGTAGACAAAGCCATTGAAATTCTATTGTCCATTGTAAAAAACCCGGTAATAGAACCACACACAAAGGCAATGGCCAAACTTGATTTGGCAGATTATTATTTGATTCAGGGAGAGCGATGGGAATCAACCTTATTGTATTCTCAAGTAGATAAAGATTTTCAGGAGGATCAGCTCGGTGAATTGGCGAGATTCAAGAATGCCAGACTTTCCTATTTTGCCGGTGACTTCAATTGGGCACAAGAGCAATTTGACATTCTCAAACAAGCCACTACCCGATTGATCAGCAACGATGCCATTGATATGTCAGTCTTTATTCTGGACAATCTCAATCAGGATACCCTCGGATTGGCTTTATCTGACTACGCCCAGACGGAGCTTAAAGTGTTTCAGAATAAATATGATGAAGCAATGGTGATGTTGGACAGTATACTTTCTGAATACAAGGAAAACAGTTTGCTGGATGATGTACTATATCTTCAGGCCAACATCTTGAACAAGCAGAAAAAAACAGAAGAGGCCATCCAAAAATACAATAAGATTATAGAAAATCATAAAGAGGAAATCAGGGCAGACAATGCCTTGTTTGAACTTGCCAAAATTTATGATTACCAATTGTCCCAAAAGGAGAAAGCCATGTCTCTTTATGAAAAATTATTCCTGGACTACAGCGGCAGCGTACTCGCCATTGAAGCAAGACAACGATTCCGCAAACTTCGCGGGGATGCCGTTCAGTAA